The DNA segment GTTTCTTAATCTTAATTCTCACAGTAATCTACTATCTGTTTGAATTTTAGTTATTTTTCACTTTTTTTAACGCCATGTCAAGCGGGGGTTTCTGGACTGCGGGCCAGAAGGGAGGGGCGCTGGGCGCGGCGGGGGAGCCGAAATCAATTATTTGCGCGTGCCCCCTCCCTTTGCTACCTTGAGGCATCTTTGGGGGTGGCAAGCTGCCGGAAGATACCGCTCTTGAATTTGTCTTTCACGATTCGGGGAGGATCGCAGATGTTTAAGGGCTCTTTTGTCGCCATGGTGACCCCCTTCCGGGGCGGGAAGCTGGATGAAGCCGGAATCCGCTCGCTGGTGGACTTTCATCTCGAGAACGGAACCCACGGGATCGTCGCCTGCGGCACGACGGGCGAGTCCGCCACGCTCAGCCACGCCGAGCACGACCGCGTCATCGAGCTTGTGGTGGAGCACGTGAGGGGCCGCATCCCGGTAGTTGCGGGAGCAGGCTCTAACAGTACGGCGGAAGCGGTGCAGCGGACGAAATTCGCCAAGGATATCGGCGCGGACGCCGCTCTGCTCGTCGTTCCCTATTACAACAAACCTACCCAGGAGGGGCTGTACCAGCATTTTTGCGCCGTGGCCGGGGCGGCGGATATCCCCAACATTCTCTACAACGTTCCCGGAAGAACGGTGATCCAGATCGACCCCGGCACGGTGGCGCGCCTGGCCGAGATTCCCAAT comes from the bacterium genome and includes:
- the dapA gene encoding 4-hydroxy-tetrahydrodipicolinate synthase, yielding MFKGSFVAMVTPFRGGKLDEAGIRSLVDFHLENGTHGIVACGTTGESATLSHAEHDRVIELVVEHVRGRIPVVAGAGSNSTAEAVQRTKFAKDIGADAALLVVPYYNKPTQEGLYQHFCAVAGAADIPNILYNVPGRTVIQIDPGTVARLAEIPNIVGIKEATGNISNTCELVSKCPDDFFILSGDDFVTLPMMAMGAVGTISVTANVAPADVAAMCQAQLD